The Hyphomicrobiales bacterium genome has a window encoding:
- a CDS encoding ABC transporter substrate-binding protein, translating to MALGSALKAFMMAAATAVAIVSAMPSASAAPVYPDDYKTLVEQSKSESGVLVYSVIAASNWSHTLAGFRKKYPWIKVETLDLSNEIWDRYYTERATNARTTDLIVAFGVDRWLQFLDKGEAVDYKSPEAAGLADWVNPKPGLFSLSVDPVLIIWNKALAGGKTFDSMTGLADAAKENAGKWTGRLGTYDAGAGSLTATFLAGWAQMQGEKAWPILDQLGPLSKVERSGGTMTEKTLNGEYVASYMVGAAGFYPRLRDDAIRAAMGWSFMKDGQVAFPRGIAITKGARSPASAKLLLDYSLSREGQVGFGQGGLTPIRDDITKDEIPIAPLSEIKAIVGETNFHVLGYDQEFVAAMEPFVARWRKAFKR from the coding sequence ATGGCACTTGGTTCAGCCTTGAAGGCTTTCATGATGGCCGCCGCTACCGCCGTGGCAATCGTCAGCGCCATGCCGTCGGCATCGGCCGCCCCGGTCTATCCCGACGACTACAAGACGCTGGTGGAGCAATCCAAATCGGAGAGCGGCGTTCTCGTTTATTCGGTGATCGCCGCATCCAACTGGAGTCACACGCTCGCCGGCTTCAGGAAGAAGTACCCCTGGATCAAGGTCGAGACCCTCGATCTCTCCAACGAGATCTGGGATCGCTATTACACCGAGCGCGCGACGAACGCGCGCACCACCGATCTCATCGTCGCCTTCGGCGTCGACCGCTGGCTGCAGTTCCTCGATAAGGGCGAAGCCGTCGATTATAAATCACCGGAGGCCGCCGGCCTCGCGGATTGGGTCAATCCCAAGCCCGGCCTGTTCTCGCTGTCGGTCGATCCGGTGCTGATCATCTGGAACAAGGCGCTGGCCGGAGGCAAGACCTTCGACAGCATGACCGGCCTCGCCGACGCAGCCAAGGAGAATGCCGGCAAATGGACCGGCCGGCTCGGCACCTACGACGCCGGCGCCGGCTCGTTGACTGCGACCTTCCTCGCCGGCTGGGCTCAGATGCAGGGCGAGAAGGCCTGGCCGATCCTCGACCAACTCGGGCCCCTGTCCAAGGTCGAGCGTTCCGGCGGCACGATGACGGAGAAGACGCTGAACGGCGAATATGTCGCGTCCTACATGGTCGGCGCCGCCGGCTTCTACCCGCGCCTGCGCGACGACGCGATCCGCGCCGCCATGGGCTGGAGCTTCATGAAGGACGGCCAGGTCGCCTTTCCCCGCGGCATCGCCATCACCAAGGGCGCGCGCAGCCCGGCATCAGCCAAGCTGCTGCTCGATTATTCCCTGTCGCGGGAAGGCCAGGTCGGCTTCGGACAGGGCGGTCTCACGCCGATACGCGACGATATCACCAAGGACGAGATCCCGATCGCCCCACTGTCGGAAATCAAGGCCATCGTCGGCGAGACGAACTTCCATGTGCTCGGTTACGATCAGGAGTTCGTTGCGGCGATGGAGCCCTTCGTCGCGCGCTGGCGCAAAGCTTTCAAGCGCTAG
- a CDS encoding conserved hypothetical protein (Evidence 4 : Unknown function but conserved in other organisms) has protein sequence MANLIYRVVSACGALGYGYPKESLDEALKGRVDAIVSDAGSMDAGPYYLGTGTEYFEREAVKQDYLHMVQAGARLGVPVILGSCGMAGGDRNLAYMLDIAKEVFAELGIANAKVATIGAELDPETVISELKAGALRPTGVGPELDETGLRESTIVGQMGIHPLITALESGAQYIFAGRACDVALFASDMVRRGIDAGLAYHVGHVLECGALACDPGTPSDCLVAEIYDDGSALFVAPNPARRCTSYSIAAHSLYEESHPQLQFYPEGILAMEQTSFFARDARTAGIRGSRFVRSQKPWPWSIKLEGARRLGARKVSLLHIDPADLAKVPAEILVYGRNGVQARPVAAGQRELGIIIETTAQNEAAAVMLASLLTHYLIHYGYAGRKATAGNIAYPLSPNLVSFRREDGSYGAIVPSGTRDPVFFANYAKIKQAVIELIEHEFPKALENATYRIIDADETAPAILVRTIDRDAGALATRHAAEVARITDLITPKSGSLIGLDAPDAYEWSLYHLLQNEEVIKNEMFPIAYFDATGAHWTKTGEARPRYFDIGETGYPGNLDDRTLSLIQKTPVSGNHVGDHRLLDMAVVIRSKDAGINRLTFDVVFTSGENYEIALNSNVFTRENIAEVLGLPLDRIVGTFFVDSCNAIKISVDRSNISASPDERDVFGAQQQSAIEGLSVPVYSHTLAKASSF, from the coding sequence ATGGCAAATCTGATCTACCGCGTGGTCTCCGCATGTGGTGCGCTGGGATACGGCTACCCGAAGGAATCTCTCGACGAAGCGCTGAAGGGCCGCGTCGACGCGATCGTATCCGACGCCGGCTCGATGGATGCCGGCCCCTATTACCTCGGCACCGGCACGGAATATTTCGAACGCGAGGCCGTCAAGCAGGACTATCTGCACATGGTCCAGGCCGGCGCCCGGCTCGGCGTGCCGGTCATCCTCGGCAGCTGCGGCATGGCCGGCGGCGACCGCAACCTCGCCTATATGCTCGATATCGCCAAGGAGGTCTTCGCCGAACTCGGGATCGCCAATGCGAAGGTCGCCACGATCGGCGCCGAGCTCGATCCGGAGACCGTCATCTCCGAACTCAAGGCCGGAGCGCTGCGCCCGACCGGGGTCGGTCCGGAGCTCGACGAGACGGGCCTGCGCGAAAGCACCATCGTTGGCCAGATGGGCATTCATCCGCTGATCACCGCGCTGGAGAGCGGCGCGCAGTACATCTTCGCCGGCCGTGCCTGTGACGTCGCGCTGTTCGCCTCCGACATGGTCCGCCGCGGCATCGATGCGGGCCTCGCCTATCACGTCGGGCATGTCCTCGAATGCGGGGCGCTGGCCTGCGATCCGGGAACGCCGTCCGATTGTCTCGTGGCCGAGATCTACGACGACGGCTCGGCACTGTTCGTCGCCCCCAATCCGGCCCGGCGCTGCACCTCCTACTCGATCGCCGCGCATTCGCTCTACGAGGAGAGCCACCCGCAGCTCCAGTTCTATCCCGAGGGTATCCTTGCGATGGAGCAGACCAGCTTCTTCGCACGGGATGCGCGGACGGCAGGCATTCGCGGCAGCCGTTTCGTGCGCTCGCAGAAGCCCTGGCCATGGAGCATCAAGCTCGAAGGTGCGCGCCGTCTCGGAGCCCGCAAGGTGTCGCTGCTCCATATCGATCCGGCTGATCTGGCGAAGGTTCCGGCCGAGATTCTGGTCTATGGCCGCAACGGCGTGCAGGCCCGGCCGGTCGCTGCCGGCCAGCGCGAGCTCGGCATCATCATCGAGACGACGGCGCAGAATGAGGCGGCGGCAGTGATGCTGGCGAGCCTGCTCACCCACTACCTGATCCATTACGGCTATGCCGGGCGCAAGGCGACGGCCGGCAACATCGCCTATCCGCTCTCGCCCAACCTCGTCAGCTTCCGGCGGGAAGACGGCAGCTACGGCGCCATCGTGCCCAGCGGCACCCGCGACCCCGTGTTCTTCGCCAACTACGCGAAGATCAAGCAGGCCGTGATCGAGCTGATCGAACACGAGTTCCCGAAGGCGCTGGAGAATGCAACTTACCGGATTATCGACGCCGACGAGACCGCGCCGGCGATCCTCGTGCGCACCATCGACCGCGACGCGGGGGCGTTGGCGACGCGCCACGCTGCCGAGGTGGCGCGAATTACGGATCTCATCACGCCGAAATCAGGCTCGCTGATCGGGTTGGATGCTCCTGACGCTTATGAATGGTCGCTGTATCACCTCCTGCAGAACGAGGAGGTAATCAAGAACGAGATGTTCCCGATTGCCTATTTCGACGCGACGGGAGCTCATTGGACGAAGACCGGCGAGGCGCGGCCGCGCTATTTCGACATTGGCGAGACCGGATATCCCGGCAATCTCGATGACCGCACCCTGTCGCTGATCCAGAAGACGCCCGTATCCGGGAACCATGTCGGCGATCACCGGCTGCTCGACATGGCCGTCGTCATCCGCTCGAAGGACGCAGGCATCAACCGCCTCACCTTCGACGTGGTCTTCACCTCGGGTGAAAATTACGAGATCGCGTTGAACTCGAATGTGTTCACGCGGGAGAACATCGCCGAGGTTCTCGGGCTGCCGCTGGATCGCATTGTCGGAACCTTCTTCGTCGACAGCTGCAACGCGATCAAGATCTCGGTCGACAGGTCGAACATCTCGGCCTCTCCCGACGAGCGCGACGTGTTCGGCGCGCAGCAGCAATCGGCCATCGAAGGCCTCAGCGTGCCCGTCTATTCCCACACGCTCGCCAAGGCTTCGTCGTTCTGA